The Streptomyces kanamyceticus genome window below encodes:
- a CDS encoding SDR family NAD(P)-dependent oxidoreductase: MSNLAGKIGLVTGAGSGIGRATAIELARQGAAVTVTDIDESTAVETTKLIRADGGEALPVPVDITDEDAVRTAIERTVATYGGLDLAVNNAGLDSHNRQLDEMPLDEFEHVVHVNLSGTFLCMKYELPALRSRGGGAIVNIASAGGLHAIPAAPAYVAAKHGIVGLTKTAAVDYAPHQIRVNAVCPGPTHTPALERIAAGTDLIAIQEATIPLGRTATSEEAAAAAVWLCSNKASYVTGVALPVDGGRRA; this comes from the coding sequence ATGAGCAACCTCGCGGGAAAAATCGGCCTGGTGACGGGCGCGGGCAGCGGAATCGGCCGCGCGACGGCGATCGAACTGGCCCGGCAGGGCGCGGCGGTGACCGTCACTGACATAGACGAGAGCACGGCGGTCGAGACGACGAAGCTGATCAGGGCCGACGGCGGCGAGGCGCTGCCTGTCCCCGTCGACATCACCGATGAAGACGCCGTACGAACGGCCATCGAGCGCACGGTCGCGACATACGGCGGCCTCGACTTAGCCGTGAACAACGCGGGCCTGGACTCGCACAACCGACAGCTCGACGAGATGCCCCTGGACGAGTTCGAGCACGTGGTCCACGTGAACCTGAGCGGGACCTTCCTGTGCATGAAGTACGAGCTGCCCGCACTGCGGAGCCGCGGCGGAGGCGCGATCGTCAACATCGCCTCCGCAGGCGGCCTGCACGCCATCCCGGCGGCCCCCGCCTACGTGGCCGCCAAGCACGGCATCGTAGGTCTCACCAAGACCGCCGCAGTCGACTACGCCCCCCACCAGATCCGCGTCAACGCGGTCTGCCCCGGCCCGACCCACACACCCGCCCTCGAAAGGATCGCGGCGGGCACCGACCTGATCGCCATCCAGGAGGCAACCATCCCGCTGGGCCGCACGGCCACATCGGAGGAGGCCGCGGCGGCGGCGGTGTGGCTGTGCTCGAACAAGGCGTCTTACGTAACGGGGGTCGCGCTGCCGGTGGATGGAGGGCGGCGGGCGTAG
- a CDS encoding NAD(P)-dependent oxidoreductase: MRIAILGASGRTGGTLVEQAVERGHEVVALVRTPGKVAVAAPRQVETRRADVSSPGTFPDLDDVDVVISAIGIGKGEGPGALVAGARLLAESKVRTVWLGALGSGVSSRSGGLIYALVMRMFVGSELAEKAEADQIALNAGATVFHAPDITDGPLSPTRHVVPLAGLRRPLLPPRISRTTVAALLLDEAETGGHATEIVVPLS; encoded by the coding sequence ATGCGCATCGCGATACTCGGCGCGTCGGGCAGGACCGGCGGCACGCTGGTGGAACAGGCGGTCGAGCGCGGACACGAGGTGGTGGCGCTCGTCCGCACCCCGGGGAAGGTGGCCGTGGCCGCGCCCCGGCAGGTCGAGACGCGGAGGGCGGATGTCTCCTCCCCGGGGACCTTCCCCGACCTGGACGATGTCGACGTGGTGATCTCGGCCATCGGCATCGGCAAGGGCGAAGGACCCGGCGCCCTGGTCGCCGGGGCGAGGCTGCTCGCGGAGTCGAAGGTCCGCACGGTGTGGCTGGGCGCCCTGGGATCCGGTGTGTCGAGCCGTTCGGGCGGGCTGATCTACGCGCTCGTGATGAGGATGTTCGTCGGCTCGGAACTCGCGGAGAAGGCCGAGGCGGACCAGATCGCCCTGAACGCCGGCGCCACGGTGTTCCACGCCCCGGACATCACGGACGGCCCCCTCAGCCCCACCCGCCACGTGGTACCCCTCGCGGGCCTGCGCCGCCCGCTGCTGCCGCCCAGGATCTCCCGTACGACGGTGGCGGCGCTGTTGCTGGACGAGGCGGAAACGGGCGGACACGCCACCGAAATCGTCGTCCCCCTCAGCTGA
- a CDS encoding TetR/AcrR family transcriptional regulator, protein MSSQEQPAPRRRNPRGQGQVLRAQLIDAAARLLATLDRPETLTLRQVAREVGVAPASIYSHFPDLGALVQHVLRMRYEELARLMDQAARPAPDPLADVVGRCAAYVRWGVDQPGHYRTLFGGRTPSAPSTPSTPSTPTDPVTGSAHGAGEELLGALVASLAAVTDPDRTPKQTQTTPEQQWQAGLLLWTALHGLVSLYNEHGDMPWPPLDALLADLIGLHTGRPAADIAALLASGAS, encoded by the coding sequence GTGTCGTCTCAGGAGCAGCCCGCCCCTCGCCGTCGCAATCCACGAGGGCAGGGTCAAGTACTCAGGGCTCAGCTCATCGACGCCGCGGCCAGGCTCCTCGCCACCCTCGACCGGCCAGAGACACTGACGCTCCGACAGGTCGCGCGCGAGGTCGGTGTCGCCCCGGCCAGCATCTACAGCCACTTCCCCGACCTCGGCGCGCTGGTCCAGCACGTACTGCGGATGCGCTACGAGGAACTGGCCCGGCTGATGGACCAGGCCGCGCGGCCCGCCCCGGATCCGCTGGCCGACGTCGTCGGCCGCTGCGCCGCCTACGTACGCTGGGGAGTCGACCAGCCCGGCCACTACCGGACCCTCTTCGGCGGACGCACACCCAGCGCACCCAGCACGCCGAGCACACCCAGCACGCCCACCGATCCCGTCACCGGGTCGGCCCACGGAGCCGGTGAAGAACTCCTCGGAGCCCTGGTCGCCTCCCTCGCCGCCGTCACCGACCCGGACCGGACGCCGAAGCAGACGCAGACGACGCCCGAACAGCAGTGGCAGGCCGGGCTCCTGCTCTGGACCGCCCTGCACGGCCTCGTCAGCCTCTACAACGAGCACGGGGACATGCCCTGGCCTCCCCTGGACGCCCTGCTCGCCGACCTGATCGGTCTGCACACCGGCCGCCCCGCGGCCGACATCGCGGCCCTTTTGGCATCGGGCGCCAGTTAG
- the phoA gene encoding alkaline phosphatase: MARPRLSRSRRRLIVASSVVAATAVAVTVTASAGASDTKDQARRAIQGGKAKNVILLIGDGMGDSEITLARDYTVGANGRLNMDKFPLTGAYTTYAVHKDGSPDYVTDSAASGSGWATGVKTVNGRISKTPDTDKAVPTILELAQKKGYATGSVTTAELTDATPAVLASHATDRSCQGPADMAKCPADTIAKGGPGSIAEQSVNHKVDVLLGGGKQRFDQKVTDGKYKGLTVTEQAKKLGYQIVTNDRELKKVKSVKGGKPVLGLFAPGNVPVEWTGKAAAKGGTDPQRCTTSNPGRPAGTPALDDQATKAIKLLEAKQKSGKGGKHGKGGQGFFLQVEGASIDKQDHAADPCGQIGETAAFDRAVKVARDYAAKHPDTLVVTTADHAHTSQIVPLEAQPPGLSSTLVTDEGQQLKVNYSTNTPGQSQEHTGTQVRIAAQGPQAYRVLGVTNQTDLFTTVREALRLR; this comes from the coding sequence ATGGCCAGACCGCGTCTGTCCCGTTCGCGTCGTCGACTGATCGTTGCCTCGTCCGTGGTCGCCGCCACCGCCGTGGCCGTCACCGTCACCGCCAGTGCGGGGGCGTCCGACACCAAGGACCAGGCCCGTCGGGCGATCCAGGGTGGCAAGGCCAAGAACGTCATCCTGCTCATCGGTGACGGCATGGGTGACTCCGAGATCACCCTCGCCCGGGACTACACGGTGGGTGCCAACGGGCGCCTCAACATGGACAAGTTCCCGCTGACCGGCGCCTACACGACGTACGCCGTGCACAAGGACGGCTCCCCCGACTACGTCACCGACTCCGCCGCCAGTGGTTCCGGCTGGGCCACCGGGGTGAAGACCGTGAACGGGCGGATATCCAAGACGCCCGACACCGACAAGGCCGTGCCCACGATCCTGGAGCTCGCGCAGAAGAAGGGGTACGCGACCGGGTCCGTCACCACCGCCGAGCTCACCGACGCCACCCCGGCCGTCCTCGCGTCGCACGCCACCGACCGCAGCTGCCAGGGTCCGGCCGACATGGCCAAGTGCCCCGCGGACACCATCGCCAAGGGCGGCCCCGGCTCCATCGCGGAGCAGAGCGTCAACCACAAGGTCGACGTCCTCCTCGGCGGCGGCAAGCAGCGCTTCGACCAGAAGGTCACCGACGGCAAGTACAAGGGCCTCACGGTGACCGAGCAGGCGAAGAAGCTCGGGTATCAAATCGTCACCAATGACCGTGAGTTGAAAAAGGTCAAGTCCGTCAAGGGCGGTAAGCCCGTGCTCGGGCTCTTCGCGCCCGGCAACGTGCCCGTCGAGTGGACCGGCAAGGCCGCCGCCAAGGGCGGGACCGACCCGCAGCGCTGCACCACCTCCAACCCCGGTCGTCCCGCGGGCACCCCCGCCCTCGACGACCAGGCCACCAAGGCCATCAAGCTCCTCGAGGCCAAGCAGAAGAGCGGGAAGGGTGGGAAGCACGGGAAGGGCGGGCAAGGGTTCTTCCTGCAGGTCGAAGGTGCCTCCATCGACAAGCAGGACCACGCCGCCGACCCCTGCGGCCAGATCGGTGAGACCGCCGCGTTCGACCGCGCCGTGAAGGTCGCGCGCGACTACGCCGCCAAGCACCCGGACACCCTGGTCGTCACCACCGCCGACCACGCCCACACCAGCCAGATCGTGCCCCTTGAGGCGCAGCCGCCCGGCCTCTCCTCCACGCTCGTCACCGACGAGGGCCAGCAGCTGAAGGTCAACTACTCGACCAACACGCCCGGTCAGTCCCAGGAGCACACCGGCACGCAGGTGCGGATCGCGGCGCAGGGCCCGCAGGCGTACCGCGTTCTCGGCGTCACCAACCAGACCGACCTCTTCACCACCGTGCGTGAGGCGCTCCGCCTTCGCTGA
- a CDS encoding chemotaxis protein CheB, with product MTAAHQPPGPYAIVAVASSAGGIQALIALLAELGPDLPVPVLAVQHLDPRHRTVIADVLARRTELPVKLAVDGEYARPGTVHIAPPARHLLVRSDGLLTLTDTELVHFVRPSADLLFESVASAYGPRSIVCVLTGTGVDGAKGAQAVGSHGGTVIVQDPEDAEHPGMPQAAIDTGAADFVLPLEEIAAFIRGLVEAKRQ from the coding sequence GTGACGGCAGCCCACCAGCCTCCGGGCCCCTACGCCATCGTCGCCGTCGCATCGTCCGCGGGCGGCATCCAGGCCCTGATAGCGCTGCTCGCGGAGCTTGGCCCAGACCTTCCCGTGCCGGTCCTCGCGGTGCAGCACCTCGACCCGCGGCACCGGACGGTGATCGCCGACGTGCTCGCCCGCCGGACCGAACTTCCGGTCAAGCTCGCGGTGGACGGGGAGTACGCGCGGCCCGGCACCGTCCACATCGCCCCTCCCGCCCGGCACCTGCTCGTGCGCTCCGACGGTCTCCTCACGCTGACCGACACCGAGCTCGTGCACTTCGTACGCCCCTCCGCCGACCTCCTCTTCGAATCGGTCGCGAGCGCCTACGGGCCCCGGTCGATCGTCTGTGTGCTCACCGGGACCGGGGTGGACGGCGCGAAGGGCGCCCAGGCCGTCGGCTCGCATGGCGGGACCGTGATCGTCCAGGATCCGGAAGACGCGGAACACCCGGGGATGCCGCAGGCGGCGATCGATACGGGAGCCGCGGATTTCGTGCTACCTCTTGAAGAGATCGCGGCGTTCATCCGCGGACTCGTCGAGGCCAAGAGGCAGTAA
- a CDS encoding CheR family methyltransferase, whose protein sequence is MGASQHADTDEALEALLVFIREARGFDFTGYKRSTLSRRINKRMTDVGISSYADYQDLLETSAEEFGALFNTILINVTSFFRDPDAWTLLQREIIPELIADIAPEQEIRVWSAGCSSGEEPYSLAIMFAEALGLDECLRRVKIYATDVDEEALREARSGLYPVKALEPISLELRQKYFEQNGAQFSFHTELRRRVIFGRHDVTRDAPISRLDLLVCRNTLMYFNVEAQTQILDRFHFALRKEALLFLGKAEMLLNDAERFEVTDMRQRIFRRSAGQAGTPYQAAPLKIRASTGPEGSSVARSRLLRDLALDTGPTPSITVDAEGSLVMVNNQARIQFGLATADLGRPFQDLEISYRPLELRSLIDQAIAERRTLRVNRVERRVGEEVQYVDILIQPLAGLNGVHVATTISFSDVTVVTRLKAEVKRVREDLETAYEELQSTNEELETTNEELQSSIEELETTNEELQSTNEELETTNEELQSGNEELETMNDEMRIRSEELDEATAFLEAVLTSIAAGVVVLDSDLKVRSWNRGAVDMWGLRADEVIDQSFFGLDFGLPTEVLLPVVSECLSSRQRSGPIGVESMSRIGRPITCDVFCSPFDGHHGGVVLMMEESRTDPQD, encoded by the coding sequence ATGGGCGCATCGCAGCATGCCGACACCGATGAGGCGCTGGAGGCACTCCTCGTCTTCATCAGGGAGGCCCGCGGCTTCGACTTCACGGGCTACAAGCGCTCCACCCTGAGCCGTCGCATCAACAAGCGCATGACCGACGTCGGCATCAGCTCGTACGCGGACTACCAGGATCTCCTGGAGACCAGCGCCGAGGAATTCGGTGCTCTGTTCAACACGATCCTGATCAACGTCACGTCCTTCTTCCGCGACCCGGACGCCTGGACCCTGCTGCAGCGCGAGATCATCCCCGAGCTGATCGCGGACATCGCGCCCGAGCAGGAGATCAGGGTGTGGAGCGCGGGCTGCTCCAGCGGCGAGGAGCCGTACTCGCTGGCCATCATGTTCGCCGAGGCGCTGGGCCTCGACGAGTGCCTGAGGCGCGTCAAGATCTACGCCACGGACGTCGACGAGGAGGCGCTGCGCGAGGCCCGCTCGGGTCTTTACCCGGTGAAGGCGCTGGAGCCGATCAGCCTGGAGCTGCGGCAGAAGTACTTCGAGCAGAACGGCGCCCAGTTCAGCTTCCACACCGAACTGCGGCGCCGGGTGATCTTCGGGCGGCACGACGTCACCCGGGACGCCCCGATCTCCCGGCTCGACCTGCTGGTCTGCCGCAACACCCTGATGTACTTCAACGTCGAGGCCCAGACGCAGATCCTGGACCGCTTCCACTTCGCGCTGCGCAAGGAAGCCCTCCTCTTCCTCGGCAAGGCCGAGATGCTGCTCAACGACGCCGAGCGGTTCGAAGTGACCGACATGCGCCAGCGGATCTTCCGACGCAGCGCGGGCCAGGCCGGGACGCCCTACCAGGCGGCCCCCCTCAAGATCAGGGCGAGCACGGGCCCCGAGGGGAGCTCGGTCGCCCGCAGCCGCCTACTGCGCGATCTGGCCCTGGACACGGGTCCGACCCCCTCCATCACCGTCGACGCCGAAGGAAGTCTCGTGATGGTGAACAACCAGGCGAGGATCCAGTTCGGCCTCGCCACCGCCGACCTGGGCCGTCCCTTCCAGGACCTGGAGATCTCCTACCGTCCCCTCGAACTCCGCTCCCTCATCGACCAGGCCATCGCCGAGCGCAGGACGCTCCGGGTCAACAGGGTCGAGCGGCGCGTGGGCGAGGAGGTCCAGTACGTCGACATCCTCATCCAGCCGCTCGCCGGACTCAATGGCGTGCATGTGGCGACCACGATCTCGTTCTCCGACGTCACGGTCGTCACGCGGCTGAAGGCCGAGGTCAAGCGAGTCAGGGAGGACCTGGAGACGGCGTACGAGGAACTCCAGTCCACGAACGAGGAGTTGGAAACCACCAACGAGGAACTCCAGTCCAGCATCGAGGAGCTGGAGACCACCAACGAAGAACTCCAGTCGACGAACGAGGAGTTGGAGACGACCAACGAGGAACTCCAGTCCGGCAACGAGGAACTGGAGACCATGAACGACGAGATGCGCATCCGCTCCGAGGAGCTCGACGAGGCCACGGCGTTCCTGGAGGCCGTGCTCACCAGCATCGCGGCGGGCGTGGTGGTCCTGGACAGCGACCTGAAGGTCAGGAGCTGGAACCGCGGCGCCGTGGACATGTGGGGGCTGCGCGCGGACGAAGTCATCGACCAGTCGTTCTTCGGGCTCGACTTCGGGCTGCCCACCGAGGTCCTGCTGCCCGTGGTGTCCGAGTGCCTGAGCTCCCGTCAGCGCTCGGGGCCGATCGGCGTCGAATCCATGAGCCGCATCGGCAGGCCCATCACCTGCGACGTCTTCTGCTCCCCGTTCGACGGACACCACGGCGGTGTCGTCCTCATGATGGAAGAGAGCCGAACCGACCCCCAGGACTGA
- a CDS encoding GAF and ANTAR domain-containing protein, giving the protein MDPQNYAERLALAMQAQDRARRANERAMRAERAAERHELLSARQRPGWEIHTQVAARHRRSAACHRSSARLQEAFARRATQWAEGLSAQPRFMTGVAEACGTTSAALTLVDSEQNQLAVATSNEPARAAQDLEYVLGEGPARDVTAARRPLHVSGPVIEKRWPGYGPALVSLGITAVAAVPLKAQDSCIGSLAVFDLGPPGRAVFVGLADVAEALTRIVVLGPDADPELYGGTDHRDTVQQAVGMLTVQSGCSASDALALIKARAFTGEMSTEVVARRILHGELELG; this is encoded by the coding sequence ATGGACCCGCAGAACTATGCGGAACGACTCGCTCTCGCGATGCAGGCGCAGGACCGCGCCCGCCGTGCGAACGAGCGCGCGATGCGGGCGGAGAGGGCTGCCGAGCGGCACGAACTCCTGAGCGCACGGCAGCGGCCGGGGTGGGAGATACACACCCAGGTCGCGGCGAGGCATCGCCGTTCCGCGGCCTGTCACCGCTCCTCGGCCCGCCTCCAGGAGGCGTTCGCCCGGCGGGCGACGCAATGGGCGGAAGGCCTGAGCGCACAGCCCCGCTTCATGACCGGTGTCGCCGAGGCGTGCGGCACGACCAGCGCGGCGCTCACCCTGGTCGACAGCGAACAGAACCAGCTCGCGGTGGCCACGTCCAACGAACCCGCCCGCGCGGCACAGGACTTGGAGTACGTACTCGGGGAGGGCCCGGCCAGAGACGTGACGGCCGCACGCCGTCCGCTCCACGTGTCGGGGCCCGTGATCGAGAAGCGCTGGCCGGGGTACGGGCCCGCCCTGGTGTCCCTGGGCATCACGGCGGTGGCCGCCGTGCCCCTGAAGGCACAGGACAGCTGCATCGGTTCGCTCGCGGTGTTCGATCTGGGTCCTCCCGGCCGGGCGGTGTTCGTCGGCCTCGCCGACGTAGCCGAGGCGCTCACCCGCATCGTGGTGCTCGGCCCCGACGCCGACCCGGAGCTCTACGGGGGAACGGACCACCGGGACACCGTGCAGCAGGCCGTCGGCATGCTCACCGTCCAGTCCGGCTGTTCGGCCTCCGACGCGCTGGCGCTCATCAAGGCGCGGGCGTTCACCGGAGAGATGTCCACCGAGGTGGTAGCCCGGCGGATCCTGCACGGAGAACTCGAACTCGGCTGA
- a CDS encoding GAF and ANTAR domain-containing protein — MRPEQQLADVFVALARGTEESPDVPGTLSVLAHHSPRLLDARAASVVYVPGGREAPQVVGSDPEVTLLERDAVERGEGPAHDCLRQGRCPRLVGLADPAARWRWPHYAPQAVALGYNRVAVHPLRGRGGVTGALLLLSSEAAGPVDPDMLELGQSMADFTAVTLERVREAEQSRTLTVQLERALISRVIIEQAKGVLAAHRRVTMDEAFDVLRKYARSRRRQLSEVSREVVEGQADPELTGPIEG; from the coding sequence ATGAGGCCCGAGCAGCAGCTGGCGGACGTCTTCGTCGCACTGGCCCGCGGGACGGAGGAGTCACCGGACGTTCCGGGGACCCTGTCGGTCCTCGCGCACCACAGCCCACGGCTGCTGGATGCCCGCGCGGCCTCCGTGGTGTACGTGCCCGGCGGGCGCGAGGCGCCCCAGGTGGTGGGCTCCGACCCCGAGGTCACTCTTCTGGAGCGGGACGCCGTCGAGCGGGGCGAGGGGCCCGCCCACGACTGCCTGCGCCAAGGACGGTGCCCGCGTCTGGTGGGCCTCGCCGACCCTGCTGCGCGGTGGCGCTGGCCGCACTACGCCCCGCAGGCCGTGGCGCTGGGCTACAACCGCGTGGCCGTCCATCCCTTACGGGGCCGCGGCGGGGTCACCGGCGCGCTGCTCCTGCTGTCGTCCGAAGCCGCGGGCCCGGTCGACCCGGACATGCTGGAACTCGGCCAGTCGATGGCGGACTTCACGGCCGTCACCCTGGAGCGCGTACGCGAGGCCGAACAGAGCCGGACCCTCACCGTGCAGTTGGAACGGGCCCTGATCAGCCGGGTGATCATCGAACAGGCCAAGGGCGTGCTCGCCGCCCACCGGCGGGTGACCATGGACGAGGCCTTCGACGTACTGCGCAAGTACGCGCGTTCGCGTCGGCGGCAGTTGAGCGAGGTGTCGCGCGAGGTGGTCGAAGGGCAGGCGGATCCCGAGCTGACCGGGCCGATCGAGGGGTGA
- a CDS encoding ATP-binding protein, whose product MHPRPPAPTTTSPHRIPDNVPRDIPWVGRHDELRRLTAALCEGNGTSAAVVTVEAIDGMGGVGKTAMAVHLAHRLRDRFPDGRLFLHLGGHASDRDPLPATRALAELLRLLGLPPKELPQDLDELVSLWRTTVRDRRMMVILDDAADTGQVRPLLPGDSPTAVVVTSRRRLPGLPGVRPVSLDVLPRDDAVLLFERRVDGRCVTRRAEVEEIILRCGHLPLAIEIAASRLLSRPSWSTSDLLDQLTAGSAHLPELRDGERTLRHVFDLSCRALTPPQRLVFRRMGLHFGVEFGPHAVAALAGLPVEETDRILEELLSQHLISEPSPHRFSMHDLLREYARSLYDDDALEPEGEVRKAVRQLMDHYVQVADRADRMAYPFRSRIPLDAEGTPAATGRRTGPEITDAHAAERWLMTEGANLLDTLDWIRQNGPESQLAQAVHVLAGFLDMEGHLVAAEPLLRRAVAHWRSVGDGAARARALLDLSAVHTHSGAYEEGIAAAREAQDIARTLQDGELESEAIHQLSIPLWQTGRYALVRSLQQHSLSYLVQTEKTLQTARVRNLLGIAHLHLGEKVEAVECFVAALAGFTAEGDDRGRYRTLNNMAELFRKNGDPEAAEKSYREAIELSAGMGSRGDHATLQINLANVLTTLGRPDEALALFGRALPVLRAVGDRQGEGIALNGIGRAHRIAGRGEQALPQHVAALAVLRDIHAEGEVVDVLYDLARVELDTGRMAQAVAHMEQSLSISRRIGARVEEERASRGLEAVAAARLSGTPNWH is encoded by the coding sequence ATCCACCCCCGCCCCCCAGCCCCCACCACCACCTCACCCCACCGCATCCCCGACAACGTCCCCCGCGACATCCCCTGGGTAGGCCGTCACGACGAACTCCGCCGCCTTACCGCCGCCCTCTGCGAGGGAAACGGCACGTCGGCCGCGGTCGTCACCGTCGAGGCCATCGACGGCATGGGCGGCGTGGGCAAGACGGCCATGGCGGTCCACCTGGCCCACCGGCTCAGGGACCGCTTCCCGGACGGCCGTCTCTTCCTGCACCTGGGCGGCCACGCCTCCGACCGGGACCCGCTCCCCGCGACCCGCGCCCTCGCCGAACTCCTGCGGCTGCTCGGCTTACCGCCCAAGGAACTGCCACAGGATCTGGACGAGTTGGTCTCCCTCTGGCGCACCACGGTGCGCGACCGCCGCATGATGGTGATCCTGGACGACGCCGCAGACACCGGCCAGGTCAGGCCGCTGCTGCCAGGTGACTCGCCGACGGCGGTCGTGGTGACCAGCCGTCGCCGTCTGCCCGGACTGCCGGGCGTACGGCCCGTCTCCCTCGACGTGCTGCCGCGCGACGACGCGGTGCTGCTCTTCGAACGGCGTGTGGACGGGCGGTGCGTCACCCGGCGAGCCGAGGTCGAGGAGATCATCCTGAGATGCGGGCATCTGCCCCTCGCCATCGAGATCGCCGCGAGCCGCCTGCTCTCCCGCCCCTCGTGGAGCACGTCGGACCTGCTCGACCAGCTGACCGCGGGCAGCGCGCACCTGCCCGAACTGCGCGACGGAGAGCGGACGTTACGCCACGTCTTCGACCTCTCCTGCCGCGCCCTCACACCACCCCAGCGGCTGGTCTTCCGCCGCATGGGCCTGCACTTCGGGGTGGAGTTCGGGCCGCACGCGGTGGCGGCCCTCGCCGGGCTCCCCGTCGAAGAGACGGACCGAATTCTGGAAGAACTCCTCTCCCAGCACCTGATTTCCGAGCCGTCCCCGCATCGATTCAGCATGCATGATCTTTTGCGGGAGTACGCGCGTTCGCTGTACGACGATGACGCCCTCGAACCGGAAGGCGAAGTCCGCAAGGCCGTACGGCAATTGATGGATCACTACGTCCAAGTCGCCGACCGCGCCGACAGGATGGCCTATCCCTTCCGCTCGCGCATTCCGCTCGACGCCGAGGGAACGCCCGCGGCGACCGGCCGCCGCACGGGCCCGGAGATCACCGACGCGCACGCCGCGGAGCGCTGGCTGATGACGGAGGGCGCCAATCTCCTGGATACGCTCGACTGGATTCGACAGAACGGCCCGGAAAGTCAACTGGCACAAGCTGTCCATGTCTTGGCCGGATTCCTCGACATGGAGGGCCACCTCGTCGCGGCCGAGCCGCTGCTGCGCCGGGCCGTCGCGCACTGGCGGTCCGTCGGCGACGGCGCGGCGCGGGCGCGGGCCCTCCTGGACCTGTCCGCCGTCCATACGCACAGCGGAGCGTACGAGGAAGGGATCGCGGCGGCGCGTGAGGCCCAGGACATCGCGCGGACCCTCCAGGACGGCGAGCTGGAGAGTGAGGCCATCCACCAGCTGTCGATCCCGCTGTGGCAGACGGGCCGCTACGCGTTGGTGCGCTCGCTCCAGCAGCACTCCCTGAGTTACCTAGTGCAAACGGAAAAGACCCTCCAAACGGCCAGGGTTCGAAATCTCCTCGGAATAGCCCATCTCCACCTGGGTGAGAAGGTGGAAGCGGTCGAATGTTTCGTTGCCGCCCTCGCCGGATTCACCGCCGAAGGTGACGATAGAGGGAGATATCGAACGCTGAATAACATGGCGGAGTTATTCCGCAAGAACGGTGATCCAGAGGCCGCCGAGAAGTCGTACCGAGAAGCCATCGAATTGTCGGCGGGCATGGGCAGCAGAGGCGATCACGCCACCCTCCAGATAAACCTGGCGAATGTCCTCACCACTCTCGGCAGGCCGGACGAGGCCCTCGCGCTCTTCGGCAGGGCCTTACCCGTGCTGCGTGCGGTCGGTGACCGACAGGGGGAAGGCATCGCCCTGAACGGCATCGGCAGAGCTCATCGGATCGCGGGCCGCGGCGAACAGGCCCTCCCTCAACACGTCGCCGCTCTCGCGGTGCTCAGGGACATCCACGCCGAGGGAGAGGTGGTGGACGTCCTCTACGACCTGGCGCGCGTCGAACTCGACACGGGGCGCATGGCGCAGGCCGTCGCGCACATGGAGCAGAGCTTGTCGATCAGCCGGCGGATCGGGGCGCGGGTCGAGGAGGAGAGGGCCTCGCGGGGGCTGGAGGCGGTCGCGGCGGCGCGGTTAAGTGGCACGCCTAATTGGCACTGA